One Algibacter sp. L3A6 genomic region harbors:
- a CDS encoding DegT/DnrJ/EryC1/StrS family aminotransferase: protein MKKIQMVDLKGQYNDIKDVVNPSIQEVIETTAFVNGPQVHKFQSNLEQYLGVKHVIPCANGTDALQIAMMGLGLKPGDEVITVDFTFAATVEVIALLQLTPVLVDVNEDDFNINIEALKNAITPKTKAIVPVHLFGQCANMEAVMEIAEAHNLFVIEDNAQAIGANYTYSNGKKVKAGTIGNVGATSFFPSKNLGCYGDGGAIFTNDDALAHTIRGIVNHGMYERYHHDVVGVNSRLDSIQAAVLNAKLPHLDNYNKSRQASARKYNKAFKGIASIVTPKVSNNCSEICDTCDCHVFHQYTLRVKGIDRDALVKHLQANDIPCGVYYPIPLHKQKAYLDSRYNEADFGVTNQLVKDVISLPMHTELEDDQIEFITSTIIKFING from the coding sequence ATGAAGAAAATTCAAATGGTTGACCTTAAAGGTCAGTACAACGATATTAAAGATGTCGTTAATCCTTCTATACAAGAAGTTATTGAAACCACCGCATTTGTAAACGGACCACAAGTTCACAAATTTCAGAGTAATTTAGAGCAATATTTAGGAGTAAAGCACGTAATTCCATGTGCTAATGGTACCGATGCTTTACAAATAGCCATGATGGGGTTAGGTTTAAAACCAGGTGATGAGGTTATTACTGTAGATTTTACCTTTGCAGCTACGGTTGAAGTAATTGCTTTACTGCAATTAACACCTGTTTTGGTTGATGTAAACGAAGATGACTTTAATATTAATATTGAAGCTTTAAAAAATGCTATTACACCAAAAACTAAAGCTATTGTGCCTGTGCATTTATTTGGACAATGTGCCAATATGGAAGCGGTAATGGAAATAGCAGAAGCTCATAATTTATTTGTAATCGAAGATAATGCGCAAGCTATTGGAGCCAATTATACCTATAGTAATGGTAAAAAAGTAAAAGCAGGAACTATCGGTAATGTTGGTGCAACGTCTTTCTTTCCTTCTAAAAACTTAGGATGTTATGGAGATGGTGGCGCTATTTTTACAAACGATGATGCTTTGGCGCATACCATTCGTGGTATTGTAAACCATGGTATGTACGAGCGTTATCACCACGATGTTGTTGGTGTAAATTCACGTTTAGATAGTATTCAGGCCGCAGTTTTAAATGCTAAGTTGCCGCACTTGGATAACTACAATAAATCGAGACAAGCATCTGCTAGAAAATATAATAAAGCTTTTAAAGGTATCGCGAGTATTGTGACGCCTAAAGTTTCTAATAATTGTTCTGAAATTTGCGACACATGCGATTGTCATGTTTTTCATCAATATACTTTGCGAGTAAAAGGTATCGATCGTGATGCTTTGGTGAAACATTTACAAGCGAATGATATTCCTTGTGGTGTGTATTATCCAATTCCGTTGCATAAACAAAAAGCGTATTTGGATTCTCGCTACAACGAAGCCGATTTTGGTGTAACCAACCAATTGGTTAAAGACGTCATTTCTTTACCTATGCATACCGAGTTAGAAGATGATCAAATTGAATTTATAACATCAACTATAATAAAATTTATAAATGGATAA
- the galE gene encoding UDP-glucose 4-epimerase GalE translates to MDKILVTGGLGFIGSHTVVELQNEGYEVVIIDDLSNSSEKVLDGIVAITGKKPVFEKLDLKEKDKVEAFFGKHSDVKGVIHFAASKAVGESVSEPLKYYENNIGTLVYILKELRKMPSAGFIFSSSCTVYGQADELPITENAPVKQAESPYGNTKQIGEEIIKDTCKVSPNLKAIALRYFNPVGAHESVEIGELPIGVPQNLVPFITQTGIGLRDELSVFGEDYPTPDGTCIRDYIHVVDLAKAHVIALKRLLEGKNKSSYETFNLGTGTGSSVLEVVKSFEKVSGEKLNYKIVGRREGDVISAYADTNKANNELGWKTELSLDDAMRSAWKWECKVRGK, encoded by the coding sequence ATGGATAAGATATTAGTAACAGGAGGTCTCGGTTTTATCGGGTCACATACGGTTGTAGAATTACAAAACGAAGGTTACGAAGTTGTAATTATTGACGATTTATCAAACTCTTCAGAAAAAGTATTAGATGGTATTGTTGCCATTACTGGAAAGAAACCCGTGTTTGAAAAATTAGATTTAAAAGAAAAAGATAAAGTTGAAGCCTTTTTTGGAAAGCATAGCGATGTAAAAGGTGTAATACATTTTGCAGCAAGTAAAGCGGTTGGAGAAAGTGTAAGTGAACCACTGAAGTATTATGAAAATAATATTGGAACGTTAGTTTACATTTTAAAAGAATTAAGAAAAATGCCATCTGCAGGGTTTATTTTTAGTTCATCTTGTACGGTTTACGGACAAGCGGATGAATTGCCTATAACTGAAAACGCACCGGTAAAACAAGCAGAGTCTCCTTACGGAAATACAAAGCAAATTGGGGAAGAAATTATAAAAGACACGTGTAAAGTATCGCCTAACTTAAAAGCGATTGCTTTACGTTACTTTAATCCGGTTGGGGCTCACGAATCTGTAGAGATTGGAGAGTTGCCAATAGGAGTGCCACAAAATTTAGTACCATTTATTACGCAAACTGGTATTGGCTTACGTGATGAGCTTTCTGTTTTTGGTGAAGATTATCCAACACCAGATGGAACGTGTATTCGCGATTATATTCACGTGGTAGATTTAGCAAAAGCGCACGTAATTGCTTTAAAGCGTTTATTAGAAGGTAAAAACAAATCGAGTTACGAAACATTTAACTTAGGTACAGGGACAGGAAGTTCTGTGTTAGAAGTTGTAAAATCTTTCGAGAAAGTTTCTGGAGAGAAACTAAATTATAAAATTGTAGGTAGAAGAGAAGGTGATGTTATTTCAGCTTATGCAGATACTAATAAAGCAAATAATGAGTTAGGTTGGAAAACAGAATTATCTTTAGATGATGCTATGCGTTCTGCATGGAAATGGGAATGCAAAGTAAGAGGCAAATAG
- a CDS encoding MBL fold metallo-hydrolase: MKFLKLSLIIFFLLFNVSINAQSKFDKVNIQTTKLSDHIYMLEGSGGNIGVSVGNDGVFIIDTQFAPLTPKILSAIKKLSDQPVKIVANTHHHGDHTGGNENLGDLGATIIAHENVRKRLLEKSAKSAIPVITFNDKLNIQINNEQVAIFHVENAHTDGDAMLYFTESNVLHTGDTYFNARYPYIDINSGGSINGYINAVKSGLMVVDNNTKIIPGHGNLSNKAEYLTFLNMLETVKAAVLKEIKNGKTEDEVSTNTLLTKTYDDLGYGDHFINSEKMRRTVYQSLKN, from the coding sequence ATGAAATTTTTAAAATTATCCCTCATTATTTTTTTCCTTTTGTTTAATGTTTCTATCAATGCCCAATCGAAATTCGATAAGGTTAACATACAAACTACAAAATTATCCGATCACATCTACATGCTCGAAGGCAGCGGTGGAAACATTGGTGTTTCAGTTGGGAACGATGGTGTTTTTATAATCGACACACAATTTGCGCCCTTAACACCAAAAATTTTATCTGCAATAAAAAAACTAAGCGATCAACCCGTTAAAATTGTTGCAAACACCCATCATCATGGCGATCATACCGGTGGAAACGAAAACCTCGGAGACCTAGGAGCTACCATTATTGCTCACGAAAATGTTAGAAAACGTCTTTTAGAAAAAAGCGCAAAATCAGCAATACCCGTAATTACATTTAACGACAAATTAAACATACAAATAAACAACGAACAGGTTGCTATTTTTCATGTTGAAAATGCCCATACCGATGGTGATGCTATGTTGTATTTTACAGAAAGTAATGTTTTGCATACTGGTGATACTTATTTTAACGCGCGTTATCCATATATAGATATTAATTCTGGAGGAAGCATAAATGGCTATATAAATGCGGTAAAATCTGGTTTAATGGTTGTTGATAATAACACTAAAATTATTCCCGGACACGGAAACCTATCTAACAAAGCTGAATACTTAACGTTTTTAAACATGCTAGAAACCGTTAAAGCCGCTGTTTTAAAAGAAATTAAAAACGGGAAAACCGAAGATGAAGTTTCTACAAACACATTGTTAACTAAAACATATGACGATTTAGGCTATGGCGACCATTTTATTAACAGCGAAAAAATGAGACGTACCGTTTACCAAAGTTTAAAAAATTAA